From one Streptomyces sp. NBC_00539 genomic stretch:
- a CDS encoding 4'-phosphopantetheinyl transferase family protein has translation MTTTTLRPATRPTVNHLDLPDADFTLSPDRVDLWLVRRPTGADAEALAVAELDAQERKRTDAFIRRSDGMLYAAAHVAVRRLLGRYTATLPQDVRFMREPCPGCGEPHGRPALSPPPPPLHYSLSHSGGVALVGVGTVPLGVDVEKLPGVETVDICSKALHPDEQLEIARAAAGEARRQLFGQIWTRKEAFLKGLGTGLSRSPAEDYLGTDHDRHPDDWTMVGIPADTSHAAAVAVAGTAPAVVDVRWVPDSWLAAGGSVCGASAPWPDRTALAS, from the coding sequence ATGACGACGACCACCCTGCGGCCGGCCACCCGCCCGACCGTCAACCACCTCGACCTGCCCGACGCCGACTTCACCCTCTCCCCGGACCGGGTCGACCTGTGGCTGGTGCGCCGCCCCACCGGGGCCGACGCCGAAGCGCTGGCCGTCGCGGAACTGGACGCGCAGGAGCGCAAGCGCACGGACGCCTTCATCAGGCGCTCCGACGGAATGCTCTACGCGGCCGCCCACGTCGCGGTGCGCCGGCTGCTCGGCCGCTACACGGCGACGCTGCCGCAGGACGTGCGCTTCATGCGCGAGCCCTGCCCGGGGTGCGGCGAACCGCACGGCCGCCCCGCGCTGTCCCCGCCCCCGCCACCGCTGCACTACTCCCTCTCGCACAGCGGGGGAGTGGCCCTGGTCGGCGTCGGCACGGTGCCGCTCGGCGTCGACGTGGAGAAGCTGCCCGGAGTGGAGACCGTCGACATCTGCTCGAAGGCGCTGCACCCGGACGAGCAGCTGGAGATCGCCCGGGCCGCCGCCGGCGAGGCCCGACGACAGCTCTTCGGCCAGATCTGGACTCGAAAAGAAGCGTTTCTCAAGGGACTCGGGACAGGGTTGAGCCGCTCACCCGCCGAGGACTACCTCGGCACCGACCACGACCGGCACCCGGACGACTGGACCATGGTCGGCATCCCCGCCGACACCTCCCACGCCGCCGCCGTGGCGGTGGCCGGGACCGCCCCCGCGGTGGTCGACGTCCGCTGGGTCCCCGACAGCTGGCTGGCCGCCGGAGGTTCCGTGTGCGGTGCGTCCGCCCCCTGGCCGGACCGCACGGCACTCGCCAGTTGA
- a CDS encoding acyl carrier protein, producing MTTLHMSHTYETDSGPVHISPPDVTLLHTVGRHERTRMLEQYVREELGRILGIEPHRVDTTGRPMGCLGIGSISGIELQYRMEAVLGVDLNLQRLLTANSAQELIECLVGQFGPESHLHGAAVPA from the coding sequence ATGACCACACTTCACATGTCGCACACCTATGAAACGGACAGCGGGCCGGTCCACATCAGCCCGCCCGACGTCACCCTGCTGCACACCGTCGGCAGGCACGAGCGCACCCGGATGCTGGAGCAGTACGTACGCGAGGAGCTCGGCCGCATCCTCGGCATCGAGCCGCACCGCGTCGACACCACGGGCCGCCCGATGGGCTGCCTGGGCATCGGCTCGATCTCCGGAATCGAACTGCAGTACCGGATGGAGGCGGTGCTGGGCGTCGACCTCAACCTCCAGCGGCTGCTGACGGCGAACAGCGCGCAGGAGCTCATCGAATGCCTCGTCGGCCAGTTCGGCCCGGAGTCGCACCTGCACGGGGCAGCGGTGCCGGCATGA
- a CDS encoding MFS transporter → MHSSTTSPAGAGRSGTRWALVSVLSANMLIDALEVSATVVALPRIGDGLGLAVPGLQWIVSAFAAGFGALVLLGDRLVERLGRRRVYLAALLLFAAVSLAGALTDSAAVLIATRAVKGGCVALTAPTGLAILVSAVPEGPARRRAVSLYSFFGAAGFCAGLLLSGLLTGVGWRWTLAFPAPVALLLLAAGLRLVPRDGPAPRPAAGATRRALVAGLALGAAVTLLLYGLSCAVGAGREPARAGAAFAGALLAGTVFVAAERASPRPLVAAGLLRHAPLVRSAIGAATLNGSYVAFLLVAALDLHRAGATPWQTALAFLPAGAPLAVSALYSARIALWLGPARAVAAGAVAAPLGYALYPRAGPVGPGFADLLPATGCVGAAFVLAFTALHLQATGGLPPGHRQPAGALYQTCVQLGAALTAVPVAALYPADRGAALALVTAVGLTGAGVALSALAGRNRLPHLPAPGRTGTPVRPERKAS, encoded by the coding sequence ATGCACTCCTCGACCACCTCCCCGGCCGGGGCCGGGCGGAGCGGGACCCGCTGGGCCCTGGTCTCCGTACTCTCCGCGAACATGCTGATCGACGCCCTGGAGGTGTCCGCGACCGTCGTGGCGCTGCCGCGGATCGGCGACGGCCTCGGGCTGGCGGTGCCCGGGCTCCAGTGGATCGTCAGCGCCTTCGCCGCCGGGTTCGGCGCGCTGGTGCTCCTCGGCGACCGGCTCGTCGAACGCCTGGGCCGGCGCCGGGTCTACCTCGCCGCCCTCCTCCTCTTCGCGGCGGTCTCGCTGGCCGGCGCACTCACCGACAGCGCGGCGGTGCTCATCGCCACCCGGGCCGTCAAAGGCGGCTGCGTCGCGCTCACCGCTCCCACCGGACTCGCCATCCTCGTCTCCGCCGTCCCCGAGGGCCCCGCCCGCCGCCGGGCGGTCTCCCTCTACTCCTTCTTCGGCGCCGCCGGGTTCTGCGCGGGCCTGCTGCTGTCGGGCCTGCTCACCGGCGTCGGCTGGCGCTGGACCCTGGCCTTCCCGGCCCCCGTCGCACTGCTGCTGCTCGCCGCGGGCCTGCGGCTCGTCCCACGCGACGGACCCGCCCCGCGGCCCGCGGCGGGCGCCACCCGCCGCGCGCTGGTGGCGGGCCTCGCCCTCGGCGCCGCGGTGACGCTGCTGCTGTACGGGCTCTCCTGCGCCGTGGGCGCCGGGCGCGAACCCGCCCGCGCGGGCGCCGCCTTCGCCGGGGCGCTGCTGGCCGGGACCGTTTTCGTAGCGGCCGAACGGGCCTCCCCGCGCCCACTGGTCGCCGCCGGGCTGCTGCGGCACGCACCGCTGGTGCGTTCCGCGATCGGGGCGGCCACCCTCAACGGCTCCTACGTGGCCTTCCTGCTGGTGGCCGCGCTGGACCTGCACCGGGCCGGCGCGACCCCCTGGCAGACCGCGCTCGCCTTCCTGCCGGCCGGCGCCCCGCTCGCGGTGAGCGCCCTGTACTCGGCCCGGATCGCGCTGTGGCTCGGACCCGCCCGGGCGGTCGCGGCGGGCGCCGTCGCGGCGCCGCTCGGCTACGCGCTCTACCCGCGGGCCGGCCCCGTCGGCCCGGGCTTCGCCGACCTGCTGCCCGCGACGGGCTGCGTCGGCGCCGCCTTCGTCCTCGCCTTCACCGCGCTGCACCTCCAGGCGACCGGCGGGCTCCCGCCCGGGCACCGGCAGCCGGCCGGCGCGCTCTACCAGACCTGCGTCCAGCTGGGCGCCGCCCTGACGGCCGTCCCCGTGGCCGCGCTGTACCCGGCGGACCGGGGCGCGGCGCTCGCCCTGGTCACGGCCGTCGGCCTGACCGGCGCGGGCGTCGCACTCAGCGCCCTGGCCGGCCGCAACCGACTTCCCCACCTCCCCGCCCCCGGGCGTACGGGGACACCCGTACGCCCTGAACGGAAAGCATCATGA
- a CDS encoding SDR family oxidoreductase codes for MAGDYTDTQVIVVGAGPVGLLLAGELRLAGADVVVLEKLTAPTTASRASTLHARTMEILDTRGLLERLDDVPHDPVGHFGGIPLDLSLPTPYPGQWKVPQTRLEEVLGQWAADLGADIWRGHELTGLTATADGVVADVRTDDGTRLTVRGAYAVGCDGENSAVRRLGGFEFPGTDAGRELLRADVEGIDIPARRFERLEQGLVIAARRPDGVTRVMVHEFGSAPRAGAPSFQDVADTWKRITGEDIGSGTPLWVNSFGDASRQAAHYRRGRLLLAGDAAHQQMPIGGQALNLGLQDAFNLGWKLAALLDGHGGEELLDSYHEERHAVGQAVQSNVRTQALLLLGGPEVDAVREVFAELTGHEDVRTHLAAAVSGLDVRYEAGPGDGPVLGLRAPRCAAVTGDGTTTTFALLRSGQGLLLLPAGDEARREELRALAKPWTDRVRLATALPAEGPAGAAGADATAGTLLIRPDGHVVWSDGPGEAGLTAALERWFGPASPRTTRPAALPEPSSAPAHRPQERRTKAATSTTAATSTAGKRRNGTERLSGRTALVTGSSRGMGRAVAGRLAEEGALVAVHYATDEAAAHEVVACVERDGGRAFAIRAELGVDGDVEGLFADLEEGLLDRTGSTDLHILVNNAGVMGGTSAAEITPEHFDRIFAVNAKAPFFLIRRALRNMPDGGRIINISSGLTRFANPDEIAYAMSKGALEQLALHFAKSLGPRNITINSVAPGITRNGNPVFDIPEAVEQMAALSAFNRVGEPEDIADVVAFLATDEARWITGSFVDATGGTLLG; via the coding sequence ATGGCTGGGGACTACACCGACACCCAGGTGATCGTGGTGGGCGCAGGACCGGTGGGGCTGCTGCTCGCCGGGGAACTGCGGCTGGCGGGCGCGGACGTGGTGGTCCTCGAAAAGCTCACCGCGCCGACCACCGCATCACGGGCCTCCACCCTGCACGCCCGCACCATGGAGATCCTCGACACCCGCGGCCTGCTGGAACGGCTGGACGACGTCCCGCACGACCCCGTCGGCCACTTCGGCGGGATCCCCCTCGACCTCAGCCTCCCCACGCCCTACCCGGGCCAGTGGAAGGTCCCGCAGACCCGCCTGGAAGAAGTGCTCGGGCAGTGGGCCGCCGACCTCGGCGCCGACATCTGGCGCGGCCACGAACTGACCGGGCTGACCGCCACCGCGGACGGGGTCGTCGCCGACGTCCGCACCGACGACGGCACCCGGCTGACCGTACGGGGCGCGTACGCCGTCGGCTGCGACGGCGAGAACAGCGCCGTACGGCGCCTCGGCGGCTTCGAGTTCCCCGGCACCGACGCCGGCCGGGAACTGCTGCGCGCCGACGTCGAGGGCATCGACATACCGGCCCGCCGCTTCGAACGCCTGGAGCAGGGCCTGGTCATCGCCGCCCGGCGCCCCGACGGGGTCACCCGCGTCATGGTCCACGAATTCGGGAGCGCACCCCGCGCCGGAGCGCCCTCCTTCCAGGACGTCGCCGACACCTGGAAGCGCATCACCGGCGAGGACATCGGCTCCGGCACCCCGCTGTGGGTCAACTCCTTCGGCGACGCCTCCCGCCAGGCCGCGCACTACCGCCGCGGCCGGCTCCTGCTCGCCGGGGACGCCGCGCACCAGCAGATGCCCATCGGCGGCCAGGCCCTCAACCTCGGCCTCCAGGACGCCTTCAACCTGGGCTGGAAGCTGGCCGCGCTGCTGGACGGACACGGCGGCGAGGAGCTGCTCGACAGCTACCACGAGGAGCGGCACGCCGTCGGACAGGCGGTCCAGAGCAACGTCCGGACCCAGGCGCTGCTGCTGCTCGGCGGCCCCGAGGTCGACGCCGTCCGGGAGGTCTTCGCGGAACTCACCGGGCACGAGGACGTACGCACCCACCTCGCCGCGGCCGTCTCGGGCCTCGACGTGCGCTACGAAGCGGGCCCCGGCGACGGCCCGGTGCTGGGCCTGCGCGCCCCCCGGTGCGCAGCGGTCACCGGCGACGGCACGACCACCACCTTCGCGCTGCTGCGCTCGGGGCAGGGGCTGCTGCTCCTCCCGGCGGGCGACGAGGCCCGACGGGAGGAACTGCGCGCCCTGGCGAAGCCCTGGACGGACCGGGTGCGCCTGGCGACGGCGCTGCCCGCCGAAGGACCGGCCGGCGCGGCCGGCGCGGACGCCACCGCCGGCACCCTGCTGATCCGGCCGGACGGCCACGTCGTCTGGTCCGACGGCCCCGGGGAGGCGGGACTCACGGCCGCCCTGGAACGGTGGTTCGGGCCCGCGTCACCCCGTACCACACGCCCGGCCGCCCTGCCCGAGCCCTCGTCGGCTCCGGCGCACCGGCCGCAGGAGCGGCGGACGAAGGCCGCGACCTCGACGACGGCCGCGACCTCGACGGCGGGCAAGAGGAGGAACGGCACGGAACGGCTCAGCGGCCGTACCGCGCTGGTCACCGGATCCAGCCGGGGCATGGGCCGCGCCGTGGCGGGGCGGCTCGCGGAGGAGGGCGCGCTCGTCGCCGTCCACTACGCCACCGACGAGGCCGCCGCCCACGAGGTCGTCGCCTGCGTCGAGCGGGACGGCGGCCGGGCCTTCGCCATCCGCGCCGAACTGGGCGTCGACGGCGACGTCGAGGGCCTCTTCGCCGACCTGGAGGAGGGGCTGCTGGACCGGACGGGCAGCACCGACCTGCACATCCTGGTCAACAACGCGGGGGTGATGGGCGGCACCAGCGCCGCCGAGATCACCCCCGAGCACTTCGACCGGATCTTCGCGGTCAACGCCAAGGCCCCGTTCTTCCTGATCCGGCGGGCACTGCGGAACATGCCCGACGGGGGACGGATCATCAACATCTCCTCCGGCCTCACCCGCTTCGCGAACCCGGACGAGATCGCGTACGCGATGAGCAAGGGCGCACTCGAACAGCTCGCCCTGCACTTCGCGAAGTCCCTGGGCCCGCGGAACATCACCATCAACTCCGTGGCCCCCGGCATCACCCGCAACGGGAACCCGGTCTTCGACATCCCCGAGGCCGTCGAACAGATGGCGGCGCTGTCCGCCTTCAACCGGGTCGGAGAACCGGAGGACATCGCCGATGTGGTGGCTTTCCTCGCGACCGACGAAGCCCGCTGGATCACCGGCTCGTTCGTCGACGCCACCGGCGGCACGCTGCTCGGCTGA
- a CDS encoding aromatase/cyclase has protein sequence MSQPGLREVEHEITVSAPATAVYRLIAEVRNWPRIFPPTLYVDHIAEGAGEEHIRIWATANGEAKNWTSRRTLDPAALRITFRQELPAPPVAAMGGAWVIEELSAGESRVRLLHDYRAVDDDPAHLAWIDEAVDRNSRSELAALKTNLELAHATEDLTFSFEDTVQVAGSAKDVYDFVNEAALWPERLPHVASVRLTEDTPGLQELEMDTRAKDGSLHTTKSYRVTFPHTRIAYKQTTLPALMTLHTGYWTFAENDGGVAASSQHTVTLNTANIAAVLGEGATVEDARQYVRTALSTNSLATLGHAKAYAEKNRD, from the coding sequence ATGTCGCAGCCCGGCCTGCGCGAAGTCGAGCACGAGATCACGGTCTCGGCCCCGGCCACCGCCGTCTACCGGTTGATCGCCGAGGTCCGGAACTGGCCCCGGATCTTCCCTCCGACCCTCTACGTCGACCACATCGCCGAAGGCGCCGGCGAGGAGCACATCCGCATCTGGGCCACCGCCAACGGCGAGGCCAAGAACTGGACCTCCCGCCGCACCCTGGACCCGGCGGCCCTGCGCATCACCTTCCGCCAGGAACTGCCGGCCCCGCCGGTCGCCGCGATGGGCGGCGCCTGGGTCATCGAGGAGCTCTCCGCCGGCGAGTCGCGGGTCAGGCTGCTGCACGACTACCGGGCCGTCGACGACGACCCCGCGCACCTCGCCTGGATCGACGAGGCCGTCGACCGCAACTCCCGCTCCGAACTCGCCGCGCTCAAGACCAACCTGGAGCTGGCCCACGCCACCGAGGACCTGACGTTCTCCTTCGAGGACACGGTCCAGGTCGCCGGCTCCGCCAAGGACGTCTACGACTTCGTCAACGAGGCCGCCCTGTGGCCCGAGCGGCTGCCGCACGTGGCGAGCGTACGGCTGACCGAGGACACCCCCGGACTGCAGGAACTGGAGATGGACACCCGGGCGAAGGACGGGTCGCTGCACACCACCAAGTCCTACCGGGTCACCTTCCCGCACACCCGGATCGCCTACAAGCAGACCACCCTCCCGGCGCTGATGACCCTGCACACCGGGTACTGGACCTTCGCCGAGAACGACGGGGGCGTGGCCGCGTCCTCGCAGCACACCGTGACCCTGAACACCGCGAACATCGCCGCGGTGCTCGGCGAGGGGGCGACGGTCGAAGACGCCCGGCAGTACGTGCGCACCGCGCTGAGCACCAACAGCCTGGCCACGCTGGGACACGCCAAGGCGTACGCCGAGAAGAACAGGGACTGA
- the fabG gene encoding 3-oxoacyl-ACP reductase FabG codes for MSDQDRKKVAVVTGATSGIGLAVARLLATQDHQVFIGARSADNVAATVKLLQDEGLDVCGAVVDVRSTDEVRAWIRAAVDRFGPIDVVVNNAGRSGGGVTADIDDELWHDVIDTNLNSVFRVTREALTTGGLREKNRGRIINIASTAGKQGVVLGAPYSASKHGVVGFTKALGNELAPTGITVNAVCPGYVETPMAQRVRQGYAAAYGSTEDAILEKFQAKIPLGRYSTPEEVAGLVGYLASDNAASITSQALNVCGGLGNF; via the coding sequence ATGTCGGATCAGGACCGCAAGAAGGTCGCCGTCGTCACCGGTGCCACCAGCGGGATAGGCCTGGCCGTCGCACGGCTGCTGGCCACCCAGGACCACCAGGTGTTCATCGGTGCCCGCAGCGCCGACAACGTCGCCGCGACCGTCAAGCTGCTCCAGGACGAGGGCCTCGACGTCTGCGGGGCCGTGGTCGACGTCCGCTCCACCGACGAGGTCCGCGCCTGGATCCGCGCCGCCGTCGACCGCTTCGGACCCATCGACGTCGTCGTCAACAACGCGGGCCGCTCCGGCGGCGGAGTCACCGCCGACATCGACGACGAACTGTGGCACGACGTCATCGACACCAACCTCAACAGCGTCTTCCGCGTCACCCGCGAGGCGCTGACCACCGGCGGCCTGCGCGAGAAGAACCGCGGCCGCATCATCAACATCGCCTCCACCGCCGGCAAGCAGGGCGTCGTGCTCGGCGCCCCCTACTCCGCCTCCAAGCACGGCGTGGTCGGCTTCACCAAGGCGCTCGGCAACGAGCTCGCCCCCACCGGCATCACGGTCAACGCCGTCTGCCCGGGGTACGTGGAGACGCCGATGGCACAGCGGGTGCGGCAGGGGTACGCCGCCGCCTACGGCTCCACCGAGGACGCCATCCTCGAAAAGTTCCAGGCCAAGATCCCCCTGGGCCGGTACTCCACCCCCGAGGAGGTGGCCGGCCTCGTCGGCTACCTGGCCTCCGACAACGCCGCCTCCATCACCTCGCAGGCCCTCAACGTCTGCGGCGGCCTCGGCAACTTCTGA
- a CDS encoding acyl carrier protein yields the protein MSKTEFTFDDLKRILLDGAGADEEIDLDGDILDTDFESLGYESLALLETGGRIEREFAITLDDDVFSDNSTPRALIAAVNETLRAAALVDA from the coding sequence TTGTCCAAGACCGAATTCACCTTCGACGACCTCAAGCGCATCCTCCTGGACGGCGCCGGCGCCGACGAGGAGATCGACCTCGACGGCGACATCCTCGACACCGACTTCGAATCCCTGGGCTACGAGTCGCTGGCGCTGCTGGAGACCGGCGGCCGGATCGAGCGCGAGTTCGCGATCACCCTGGACGACGACGTCTTCAGCGACAACAGCACGCCCCGCGCGCTGATCGCGGCCGTCAACGAGACCCTGCGGGCCGCCGCCCTCGTGGACGCGTAG
- a CDS encoding ketosynthase chain-length factor produces MSARTLVTGIGVAAPSGLGVEDFWAATRVGKNAIGPVTRFDASSYPSRLAGEIHGFDAKEHLPGRLVPQTDRVTQLALAAADHAFADAGVAPGGIDPYGMGVVTAAGSGGVEFGGNELRKLWGQGAKHVSAYQSFAWFHAANSGQISIRHGLSGPSGVVVSDHAGGLDALAHARRQIRAGGRLTATGGFDAPVCPWGWAAQLAGGLMSTGAEPERAYLPFDEDAAGYVPGEGGALLVLEDEDSARARGARTVYGELAGYGATFDPRPGSGREPGLRRAIDTALSDAGCHPAEVDVVFADAAGTKRLDREEAEAITRVFGPRGVPVTAPKTTTGRLGAGAAPVDVVSAVLSMREGLIPPTTNVELSPAYDLDLVAVRPRTASVRTAVVLARGRGGFNSAVIVRAVD; encoded by the coding sequence ATGAGTGCCAGGACCCTGGTCACCGGCATCGGGGTGGCCGCCCCGAGCGGACTCGGCGTGGAGGACTTCTGGGCGGCGACCCGGGTCGGGAAGAACGCGATCGGCCCCGTCACCCGCTTCGACGCCTCCTCCTACCCCTCCCGCCTGGCGGGTGAGATCCACGGCTTCGACGCCAAGGAGCACCTGCCCGGGCGGCTCGTACCGCAGACCGACCGGGTCACCCAGCTGGCCCTGGCCGCCGCCGACCACGCCTTCGCGGACGCGGGAGTGGCGCCGGGGGGCATCGACCCGTACGGCATGGGCGTGGTCACCGCGGCCGGGTCCGGCGGCGTCGAGTTCGGCGGCAACGAGCTGCGCAAGCTGTGGGGCCAGGGCGCGAAGCACGTCAGCGCCTACCAGTCCTTCGCCTGGTTCCACGCCGCCAACAGCGGGCAGATCTCCATCCGCCACGGCCTGTCCGGGCCCTCGGGAGTGGTCGTCAGCGACCACGCCGGCGGCCTCGACGCCCTCGCGCACGCCCGGCGCCAGATCCGCGCCGGCGGCAGGCTGACCGCCACCGGCGGCTTCGACGCCCCCGTCTGCCCCTGGGGCTGGGCGGCCCAGCTCGCCGGCGGCCTGATGTCGACCGGCGCCGAACCCGAGCGCGCCTACCTGCCCTTCGACGAGGACGCGGCCGGCTACGTACCGGGGGAGGGCGGCGCCCTGCTCGTCCTGGAGGACGAGGACAGCGCCCGCGCCCGCGGCGCCCGCACCGTCTACGGCGAACTCGCCGGATACGGGGCGACCTTCGACCCCCGGCCCGGCAGCGGACGCGAGCCGGGCCTGCGCCGGGCCATCGACACCGCGCTCAGCGACGCCGGCTGCCACCCCGCCGAGGTCGACGTGGTCTTCGCCGACGCCGCGGGCACCAAGCGGCTCGACCGCGAGGAAGCCGAGGCCATCACCCGTGTGTTCGGCCCGCGCGGCGTGCCGGTCACCGCGCCCAAGACGACGACCGGACGGCTGGGCGCGGGCGCGGCGCCCGTGGACGTCGTCTCGGCGGTGCTCTCCATGCGGGAGGGCCTGATCCCGCCCACCACCAACGTGGAGCTGTCGCCCGCCTACGACCTCGACCTGGTCGCCGTACGCCCGAGGACCGCCTCGGTGCGCACCGCCGTGGTCCTCGCCCGCGGCCGCGGCGGCTTCAACTCCGCGGTCATCGTCCGCGCCGTCGACTGA
- a CDS encoding beta-ketoacyl-[acyl-carrier-protein] synthase family protein — MARRVVITGVGVLAPGGTGTGAFWRLLSEGRTATREITLFDASPFRSRVAAEADFDPRAHGLTPREICRMDRAAQFAVVAAREAFADSGLALTGLDPHRTGVALGTGVGAPGALDREYRAVSHDGRLEAVDHTYASPDLYDHFVPSSFAAEVAWAVGAEGPVTTVSTGCTSGIDSVAYAADLIRDGSADVMVTGATDAPITPITLACFDAIKATTPYNDQPGTASRPFDVSRKGFVLGEGAAVFVLEELTAARRRGAHVYAEIAGHAARSSAFHMTGLRPDGRELAEAVTVALDAARLHPAEIDYVSAHGSGTRQNDLHETAAYKLALGEHARRIPMSSIKSMIGHSLGSVGSMEIAASVLAMRHHVVPPTANLRTPDPECDLDYVPLHAREHRTDAVLTVGSGFGGFHSAMVLTRPDRRTA; from the coding sequence GTGGCTCGCCGGGTAGTGATCACGGGGGTCGGAGTGCTGGCGCCGGGAGGCACGGGCACCGGGGCCTTCTGGCGCCTGCTGAGCGAAGGGCGCACCGCGACGCGGGAGATCACCCTCTTCGACGCCTCGCCGTTCCGCTCCCGGGTGGCGGCCGAGGCCGACTTCGACCCGCGGGCGCACGGGCTGACCCCGCGGGAGATCTGCCGCATGGACCGCGCCGCACAGTTCGCCGTGGTGGCGGCGCGCGAGGCGTTCGCCGACAGCGGGCTGGCCCTCACCGGGCTCGACCCCCACCGCACCGGTGTCGCCCTGGGCACCGGCGTCGGCGCCCCCGGCGCGCTCGACCGCGAGTACCGCGCCGTCAGCCACGACGGCCGGCTCGAGGCGGTCGACCACACCTACGCCTCGCCCGACCTCTACGACCACTTCGTGCCGAGTTCCTTCGCCGCCGAGGTGGCCTGGGCCGTCGGCGCCGAGGGCCCCGTCACCACCGTCTCCACCGGCTGCACCTCGGGGATCGACTCGGTGGCGTACGCCGCGGACCTGATCCGCGACGGCAGCGCCGACGTGATGGTCACCGGCGCCACGGACGCGCCGATCACCCCGATCACCCTGGCCTGCTTCGACGCCATCAAGGCGACGACCCCGTACAACGACCAGCCGGGCACCGCCTCCCGCCCCTTCGACGTCTCCCGCAAGGGCTTCGTACTGGGCGAGGGCGCCGCCGTGTTCGTCCTGGAGGAGCTGACGGCCGCACGCCGGCGCGGCGCGCACGTGTACGCGGAGATCGCCGGACACGCCGCCCGCTCCAGCGCCTTCCACATGACCGGGCTGCGCCCCGACGGGCGCGAGCTGGCCGAGGCCGTCACGGTCGCCCTGGACGCCGCGCGCCTGCACCCCGCCGAGATCGACTACGTCAGCGCGCACGGCTCGGGCACCCGGCAGAACGACCTCCACGAGACGGCCGCGTACAAGCTGGCGCTCGGCGAGCACGCCCGCCGGATCCCGATGAGCTCCATCAAGTCGATGATCGGGCACTCGCTCGGGTCGGTCGGATCGATGGAGATCGCCGCCTCCGTCCTCGCGATGAGGCACCACGTGGTGCCGCCCACCGCCAACCTGCGCACTCCCGACCCCGAGTGCGACCTCGACTACGTCCCGCTCCACGCGCGGGAGCACCGCACCGACGCCGTCCTCACCGTGGGCAGCGGATTCGGCGGGTTCCACAGCGCGATGGTGCTGACCCGCCCCGACAGGAGGACCGCATGA
- a CDS encoding TcmI family type II polyketide cyclase has product MTHSNLIVARMDSMSSEQVARLFTEFDQTDMPQRMGTLRRRLFMYKGLYFHLQDFAEDDGGRRIQESRNDPRFMKISHDLLPFIQPYDPATWRTPADAMATRFYDWTASE; this is encoded by the coding sequence ATGACGCACAGCAACCTGATCGTGGCCCGGATGGACAGCATGTCCAGCGAGCAAGTGGCCCGTCTCTTCACCGAGTTCGACCAGACCGACATGCCCCAGCGGATGGGCACCCTGCGCCGCCGGCTGTTCATGTACAAGGGCCTCTACTTCCACCTCCAGGACTTCGCGGAGGACGACGGCGGCCGGCGCATCCAGGAGTCCCGCAACGACCCCCGCTTCATGAAGATCAGCCACGACCTGCTGCCGTTCATCCAGCCGTACGACCCGGCGACCTGGCGCACCCCCGCCGACGCCATGGCCACGCGCTTCTACGACTGGACGGCGTCCGAGTGA
- a CDS encoding TetR/AcrR family transcriptional regulator C-terminal domain-containing protein, which yields MALPRATSATLERTPRPSDEAADDRRAIVRAARTVLAREGWRRCTAEATAAEAGVPLDTVRRCFPDHEQLLVGVLLDSSVSVAAALAAVAGSCLAEITDLEQDLIALGRAWLAPLEAFREHFAIVRHVSAEVTRLPVEAVEKWQAAGPRQARRELARRLRGVAARGLLDIPDADQAAERFILLVPSGVVQRSFLGALPVPRAEADALIADGVADFIRLYHP from the coding sequence ATGGCACTGCCGCGAGCGACGTCGGCCACCCTTGAGCGCACCCCCCGGCCGTCGGACGAAGCGGCCGACGACCGCCGCGCCATCGTCAGGGCGGCCCGCACCGTGCTGGCCCGCGAGGGCTGGAGACGCTGCACCGCCGAGGCCACGGCCGCCGAGGCGGGCGTACCGCTGGACACCGTACGGCGGTGCTTCCCCGACCACGAACAGCTGCTGGTGGGCGTGCTGCTGGACAGCTCCGTCTCCGTCGCGGCCGCCCTCGCGGCGGTCGCCGGGAGCTGCCTGGCGGAGATCACCGACCTGGAGCAGGACCTCATCGCGCTGGGCCGGGCCTGGCTGGCGCCGCTGGAGGCGTTCCGCGAGCACTTCGCGATCGTGCGCCACGTCAGCGCCGAGGTGACCCGGCTGCCGGTCGAAGCCGTCGAGAAGTGGCAGGCGGCCGGCCCCCGCCAGGCACGCCGCGAGCTGGCCCGCAGGCTGCGGGGCGTCGCGGCCCGCGGACTGCTCGACATCCCCGACGCCGACCAGGCGGCGGAACGTTTCATCCTGCTGGTCCCCTCCGGTGTCGTGCAGCGCTCCTTCCTCGGCGCCCTGCCCGTGCCGCGCGCCGAGGCCGACGCGCTCATCGCCGACGGCGTCGCGGACTTCATCCGCCTGTACCACCCCTGA